The following proteins are co-located in the Solanum pennellii chromosome 1, SPENNV200 genome:
- the LOC107008094 gene encoding uncharacterized protein LOC107008094 — translation MDFSGQYQQQQQGAGDPSQIQAYDPSMYAQYPQQSTDPSQIQSYDQSHYQQQQPADPSQIQPYDQSTQAYYAYPYNQGYNQQYYYPQDYYSNAYQQQQYQHEPTSIHPPGVPIPPSTDLYASKQQPQYSYYPQQQGTNYGEVTTVTMPNVSHTPTLAPSPYKGKGKRGGRPYRGGAHGHLGGGQLQPSYTLPTYAENQPKVFQGASQIQGGLSQVKPSSSASGNSAPVRPPRMAWCELCRIECNTPEVLEQHKNGKKHKKNLKAYEERQKLNKQMDGAHGNQTTNSEVKPRISYQPVVEGSGQLPLGHLPSETVTGDRQPLPQEKLPPQAVIEEDVGITGKQKVEETDPVDHIQGQGRGVKRNLRGGRGSKLMKTQNGSRKPAVPPKPQKMVPLICELCNVKCESVVVFQSHLAGRKHLSNVKDFQGQQAMVGQAALQALYPALQALYPALQALCQPNSGASTSVTPQGHQHNLHEILGILTQQALSAIPQDQLLGIGAAATLAIPQDQLLGIGAAVASAFPPPSDLLAQDSQGSKLQGSVSEETRENAAAEDGRNCDLSVLPSTESKPEENIDNKHENVNLEVEKKAMSVEEPLRFGTSGDVSSTSAALDAAVSVSNSEVVSSDCVAHSGLDGKLAD, via the exons ATGGATTTTTCCGGTCAGTACCAGCAGCAACAGCAGGGTGCCGGTGATCCTTCTCAAATCCAAGCTTATGATCCATCAATGTATGCTCAATACCCACAACAATCGACTGACCCTTCTCAAATCCAATCATATGATCAATCTCACTACCAGCAACAACAGCCGGCCGACCCTTCTCAAATCCAACCCTATGATCAATCAACACAAGCTTACTATGCATATCCATACAATCAAGGTTACAATCAGCAATACTACTATCCTCAAGACTATTATTCAAATGCCTATCAACAACAGCAATACCAGCATGAACCTACTTCAATTCACCCACCTGGGGTTCCGATTCCGCCGTCTACCGATCTTTATGCCTCAAAGCAGCAACCCCAGTATTCGTATTATCCTCAACAACAAGGAACTAACTATGGAGAGGTTACTACTGTGACAATGCCCAATGTCTCCCACACACCTACG CTCGCACCATCTCCATATAAAGGTAAAGGTAAAAGGGGTGGCAGGCCCTATAGAGGAGGTGCTCATGGCCATCTTGGTGGTGGGCAACTACAACCTAGCTACACATTACCAACATATGCTGAGAACCAACCAAAAGTTTTTCAAGGAGCATCACAGATCCAAGGTGGCCTATCCCAAGTTAAACCTTCATCATCTGCCTCAGGTAATTCAGCTCCTGTCCGTCCACCTCGTATGGCTTGGTGCGAACTCTGTAGGATTGAATGCAACACACCTGAAGTTCTTGAACAGCATAAGAAtggaaagaaacataaaaagaacCTGAAAGCCTATGAAGAGCGACAGAAACTGAACAAACAGATGGATGGAGCACATGGTAACCAGACAACAAATTCTGAAGTTAAGCCAAGGATTTCTTACCAGCCTGTAGTTGAGGGATCTGGGCAGCTGCCGCTGGGGCATTTGCCTTCTGAAACTGTAACTGGAGACAGACAGCCGCTGCCCCAAGAGAAGCTTCCTCCTCAAGCTGTTATAGAGGAAGATGTCGGTATTACCGGAAAACAAAAGGTTGAAGAGACAGATCCTGTGGATCATATTCAAGGTCAAGGGCGTGGAGTCAAGCGCAATCTAAGAGGTGGACGAGGCAGTAAATTGATGAAGACACAGAATGGCTCAAGAAAACCTGCTGTGCCTCCTAAGCCCCAAAAAATGGTTCCTTTAATATGTGAACTCTGTAATGTAAAGTGTGAATCAGTAGTTGTTTTCCAAAGCCATCTGGCAGGAAGGAAACACCTTTCAAATGTTAAGGACTTCCAAGGCCAACAAGCAATGGTTGGACAAGCTGCTCTCCAAGCATTATACCCTGCTTTGCAGGCTCTTTACCCAGCACTTCAGGCACTATGCCAACCTAATTCTGGTGCATCAACTTCTGTCACTCCTCAAGGTCATCAGCACAATCTTCATGAAATACTGGGTATTTTGACTCAACAAGCCCTTTCTGCTATCCCTCAAGATCAATTGTTAGGTATTGGAGCAGCAGCCACTTTGGCTATCCCTCAAGATCAATTATTAGGTATTGGAGCAGCAGTCGCTTCAGCATTTCCTCCACCTTCAGATTTATTAGCTCAGGACAGCCAAGGTTCCAAATTACAAGGTTCAGTATCAGAAGAAACAAGAGAGAATGCGGCTGCGGAGGATGGCAGAAATTGTGACCTTTCGGTTTTACCGAGCACGGAGTCTAAACCAGAAGAGAACATTGATAATAAACATGAAAATGTGAACTTAGAAGTTGAGAAAAAAGCTATGTCTGTTGAAGAGCCATTGAGGTTTGGCACTAGCGGGGATGTGTCTTCTACATCAGCAGCACTGGATGCAGCTGTTTCAGTTTCAAATAGTGAAGTAGTGTCATCAGATTGCGTTGCCCATTCTGGATTAGATGGGAAATTGGCTGATTAA